The nucleotide sequence TGTCACATAATAGAGTTGCTGATAGCAGATCCATGGGGTTTTCTAGGCAAGTTGCACTAAGGACCAAATATTTACTTATCTTGCTATGAGGTGAAAGTGGAAAATGTTATCATTCTAATAACACATTCACAGATTTGTCCTGTCTAACATGACCTTGGAATTGAGAAACAACAGAAACTTCATGACTGGGTAGTTTTGAACGGGATTTCACATACAAACAGTTTCAAATGAACCGAGGTCCCTTTTTCAGATAAACCCACTACCCATTACAGAAGAGCCACTTCCAAGAGAACAACAGCAAGATCATACTTAGCTGTTTCTGAGCAGCAGGTGTTGTTTGGGTAATGGACACTCCAGGTTCCATCCACCAACACTCAGCTTGAAACAAAAAGCAACACAATTAGCATAGGCAATACCAACAGACGGTGGTGCTTTGTGACAGTCTGTATCAGGGCAACATCTTACAATGAAATGAAACCTCTGATCTTTTGAATACCCCAGCACATTCTTCAACTATTGCTTAACACCCATTAAGAGGGACTACTTTGAAAAAAGATCAAACACTAAATTGATCCTTCTGTCACAGAAACTTGAGTCCTTCAAAGTTGTGATCaccttcttttattttataattataatttaaagGCTGTTTTAATCAACATAGAAGCAAGCAAAGTAATATTTGCTCATCAATATTAATGTCTTGAAAACAAGTTCCTGGTAAAAGCATGAAACAACCCTTTACCTGATAGGAAGGAAGTATCAGTTGTCCTTTAATTCTGGAGTGTGTGGTGTAATCCACAGGCAATGCCACTGGTATCATTCATGACCCAAGTGCACCACACATCACCTAAATCACAAGGTGGAAAACTTGTAGTTTTAGTCCACCCAAGTCATTCAAGTAAAAGCAAATACATGTAAAGTAAATAATTGCTGTAAAaacaatttgctttttttctcctaTATTTGCAATCACTCCTAAGTCTACTCAAAAGAAAACTATGAGATTTCTTGACACAAAAAGGCCGATTAAATTTAGAACCTAAGGAAGTACACAAGTTTCATCATCATTTcctgattaaaaaagaaaaaaaaccacagaAAAAAAGCTCCTTGCTTCCACAGACCTATTTAGGTACTCTGATGCATATAATAAAATAAGTTCCacagaaaaccaaaaccaaaaccacatTTTCTTATTATACAATATAACCCGAACCCGCGCTAACCAAACTAAAACAATTAAACTGAGTCAACATGAATAATAGATTAACCTGCCAACTCAACAATtcgaataaggaaaaattaccAAACGTTTCAAAATCCTCGCAAAATTCCAGACCATGCTTTAGTATTCTACACAATAAATTGAAACACTTGAAGTCAGTCGTCTTTGGGCAAAATGTTAAAGCGTCATACAACGAAAAAAGCACCGCCAACATCAGAACTATCACATTCCACATCAATTTCATCATTATTTGCCTCCACTAGTAATTTAAAATCATAGTATCTATGAAAGCCGAGAAAGTCCTAATGAACATTTTGCAGACTTTAACCTCAAATTTTCTTCCACCAATGATTTATTTTCACGCCGTAACTCTTCCAGATAACAAAGCAAAGTACTTTCGTCCTGTGATTTTTCGGCAGGAGCGGGAAAAGCGTTTGGTGATACAACATACGAATATTTTGCCGTAGAAGACTTTTGATGTCCATGAGTGCCGACTCTTCCAATTTCCTCACAACGTTTTTGAAGAATCTCTCCTTTTCCTTCAAGCTCTCTAAACTTATTAACAAGTTCGATTTTAGAGAGCTCCAATAAGCTTTCCTCCTGAATACGATTGTATGTGGCTTCGAAAtctttttggaaaaaatccaAATCGAAATCAAGGTCCTCGAAATCGCGAACGAGATCTTCTTCAGTAGAATCGAAAGCTAAGTCTCTGTCCGATAAAGGTGAACCTCGTACTGACCCTGGAGAACTTGTACAGTGACTAACTGGTGAAGTGGAAGGAGAAGAAATTACATAAAACGGTTCGGTCACCTCCTTATCCTCCATGATGAATTGCGTGGTATTCTGAGGCGCGGCGGTTTTTGTTCTCCTTTGCTTCATCGGTCTCCCGTTCTCCTGCATTAAGTCGAAACCCAGAGGAGTAAAATACTTCCTTTTCTTGAGTCTTCGTAATTTCTTTCGTTTCTGCGGCTTTAAAACGACGTTTTCAGGATCCATCTTTGCTTCTCCGACAGACATCTTACAAGTGAAGGTTTCGATGGTCGGTTTCAAACACATGGAAATAAAGT is from Pocillopora verrucosa isolate sample1 chromosome 7, ASM3666991v2, whole genome shotgun sequence and encodes:
- the LOC131775636 gene encoding protein HEXIM1 produces the protein MCLKPTIETFTCKMSVGEAKMDPENVVLKPQKRKKLRRLKKRKYFTPLGFDLMQENGRPMKQRRTKTAAPQNTTQFIMEDKEVTEPFYVISSPSTSPVSHCTSSPGSVRGSPLSDRDLAFDSTEEDLVRDFEDLDFDLDFFQKDFEATYNRIQEESLLELSKIELVNKFRELEGKGEILQKRCEEIGRVGTHGHQKSSTAKYSYVVSPNAFPAPAEKSQDESTLLCYLEELRRENKSLVEENLRLKSAKCSLGLSRLS